GCAAAACCATCAAACGGGCTTCGTCCCTGTGTTCTGAAGGATTATTGGCAATTAATGATTCAGGTAGATTAAACTTAAATTGAGATAACTTCATGTTTTTATAAAATAATTAAGGCCGCAAATTTACGAAAATTAATGCTTACTAGTATATAAATATTTATTCTGATAAATTTATGCTATTTTTCATTTGGATAGGGTTGTTTTTTTTTGTGGTATTCAGGCTTTTGATCGTACTGAGGAATAAACGCGGATTAGTGACAATGATTATCCCGGTTAAATAAATTTTAATAATAAACTGACTTTTACTGTAACCTTTTCACCCTTTTTTAATCTAAAGTGTAATTATGATGATATTCAGACTTATAGGTGAAAGTTTCAGGTTTGCTGCCGATGCACTCCGTCAGAATAAACTGAGAACTATGCTCTCCTTATTGGGGATTACGATCGGTATATTCACGATTATTGCTGTTTTCTCTGGTGTGGACACGCTGAGAAATAAATTACAGGAAAGTGTCGATAAATTAGGTTCCAACACGCTTTTTGTGCAGAAATGGCCATGGGGTTTTGGTGGAGATTATCCCTGGTGGAAATATATTAACAGACCTGATCCGAGTCTGAGAGATTATACGGCTTTAAAAGAGCGTATGGAAAATGTTGATGGAATTTCTTTTGAAGCTTCGGCTGGTAACAGAACCATCAAGTACAGAAGCAGTTCTGTAAGTGGAGTAACTTTAAATGCGGGAACGCAGGATTATGATAAGACCTGGACGCTGGATTTCCAGGAAGGCAGATATTTTACAGAAAGCGAAGGTAAATCAGGTGCTCCGGTTACCATTATCGGTGCGCTGGTGGCAGAGGGCCTGTTTAATGGGGAACCGGCTGTAGGTAAGCAGATTAAAGTGATGGGGCGCAGAGTGACTGTAGTTGGAGTATTCAAGAAAGAGGGTGAAGACATGATCGGGATGTCTCAGGATAAAAACGTGCTGATCCCTTTAAATCTGGCAAAAGGATTATTTGATGTTCAGAATGGTAATTACGGGCCTCAGATTACGGTAAGAGGGAAAGAAGGAGTTCGATTGGAAGAAGTGGAAAGTGAGCTTGAAGGAGCTATGCGTGCTATACACCGGACCAAACCCGGATCTGAAGAGGATTTCGCACTGAACAAAACAACAATGATTTCTAATCAG
This portion of the Pedobacter lusitanus genome encodes:
- a CDS encoding ABC transporter permease, giving the protein MMIFRLIGESFRFAADALRQNKLRTMLSLLGITIGIFTIIAVFSGVDTLRNKLQESVDKLGSNTLFVQKWPWGFGGDYPWWKYINRPDPSLRDYTALKERMENVDGISFEASAGNRTIKYRSSSVSGVTLNAGTQDYDKTWTLDFQEGRYFTESEGKSGAPVTIIGALVAEGLFNGEPAVGKQIKVMGRRVTVVGVFKKEGEDMIGMSQDKNVLIPLNLAKGLFDVQNGNYGPQITVRGKEGVRLEEVESELEGAMRAIHRTKPGSEEDFALNKTTMISNQLDMMFKMVRIAGWVIGGFSILVGGFGIANIMFVSVKERTNIIGIQKSLGAKNYFILLQFMFEAIALCVLGGLLGLLLVYSLTLVFTYGFKVEVVLYLKNIIMGISISVIIGMISGFWPAYSASRLDPVEAIRS